A single Lactuca sativa cultivar Salinas chromosome 8, Lsat_Salinas_v11, whole genome shotgun sequence DNA region contains:
- the LOC111889252 gene encoding triacylglycerol lipase SDP1 encodes MDHISNEANVDAFSIGPSTTLGRTIAFKVLFFKSISHLRHHLSHLLLHYFRCIRAYVSSTVIPVISWFHPRNPQGILLMVTLMAFLLKRCTNVKTRAEIAYRRKFWRNMMRAAVTYEEWAHAAKMLDKETPRTNECNLYDEELVRNKLQELKHRREEGCLRDIVFYMRADLVRNLGNMCNPELHKCRHQVPKLIKEYIDEVSTQLRMVCDSDCEEILLEEKLAFMHETRHAFGRTALLLSGGASLGAFHVGVVKTLVEHKLLPRIIAGSSVGSLICAVVATRSWPELQSFFEDSLHSLQFLDQMGGIFNIFKRVMTMGAVHDIRRLQVLLRNLTNNLTFQEAYDMTGRVLGITVCSPRKHEPPRCLNYLTSPHVVIWSAVTASCAFPGLFEAQELMAKDRSGEIVPYHPPFHWGPEEANASTTRRWRDGSLEMDLPMIQLKELFNVNHFIVSQANPHISPLLRLKECVRAYGGNFAAKLAHLVEMEVKYRCNQVLELGFPLGGLAKLFAQEWEGDVTIVMPATLAQYSKIIQNLSHLELQKAANQGRRCTWEKLSAIKANCGIELVLDECVAILNHMRRLKRSAERAASASHPRFNASKRIPSWSCMARENSTGSLEDLADIVSPLPHGGRNWRHHDGSDSESETAELNTWTRSGGPLMRTASADQFVDFVQNLDFDSRVKNLRVIPPELESDQRDMNSRVHRSIMVAEGDLLQPEMMCNGIVFNVVKKGELTPSNRSHQDSENNNLLSDSVAECVQMQPDSPEKEMMDDSSASECGDTESDICNDAIKDCQHV; translated from the exons ATGGATCATATAAGTAATGAGGCCAATGTTGATGCGTTCTCAATCGGACCTTCAACAACCCTTGGCCGGACTATTGCTTTCAAAGTTCTATTCTTCAAGTCAATCTCACACTTGAGGCATCATCTCTCTCATCTGCTGCTTCATTACTTTCGTTGCATCAGGGCATATGTTTCTTCCACCGTTATCCCTGTGATCTCATGGTTCCATCCACGCAACCCGCAAGGGATACTACTGATGGTAACACTAATGGCATTCTTACTTAAACGGTGCACTAATGTCAAAACAAGGGCTGAGATTGCATACAGGAGGAAATTCTGGAGGAACATGATGAGGGCTGCAGTAACATATGAAGAATGGGCTCATGCTGCTAAGATGCTGGATAAAGAAACTCCTAGAACAAACGAATGCAATCTTTATGATGAAGAACTTGTGAGGAACAAACTTCAAGAACTCAAGCACCGCCGTGAAGAGGGTTGTCTTAGAGATATTGTATTTTATATGCGAGCTGACCTTGTCAGAAACCTTGGTAACATGTGCAATCCAGAGCTTCACAAGTGTAGACATCAAGTTCCAAAGCTTATAAAAGAATACATCGATGAAGTCTCGACACAATTGAGAATGGTTTGTGATTCTGATTGTGAGGAGATTCTTTTGGAGGAGAAACTTGCTTTCATGCATGAAACACGTCATGCTTTTGGAAGAACAGCTTTGCTTCTGAGTGGAGGTGCTTCTCTCGGAGCTTTTCATGTTGGTGTAGTGAAAACATTAGTAGAACACAAGCTTTTACCCAGAATAATTGCAGGGTCTAGTGTTGGATCCCTTATATGTGCTGTTGTCGCCACCAGATCCTGGCCAGAGCTTCAGAGTTTCTTTGAAGATTCACTGCATTCGTTGCAGTTTTTGGACCAAATGGGTggaatttttaatatttttaaaaggGTTATGACAATGGGAGCAGTTCATGACATTAGACGATTACAAGTTCTATTAAGAAACTTGACAAATAATCTTACATTTCAAGAAGCTTATGACATGACAGGTCGTGTTCTTGGAATAACAGTATGTTCTCCAAGAAAACATGAACCTCCAAGATGTCTTAACTACCTGACTTCACCTCATGTAGTTATATGGAGTGCAGTTACTGCGTCTTGTGCTTTTCCTGGTCTCTTTGAAGCTCAAGAACTCATGGCAAAAGATAGAAGTGGAGAAATTGTTCCTTATCACCCCCCATTTCATTGGGGCCCTGAAGAAGCTAATGCCAGTACTACTCGCAGATGGAGAGATGGTAGCTTGGAGATGGATTTACCCATGATCCAGTTAAAAGAACTCTTCAATGTAAATCATTTCATTGTTAGTCAAGCGAATCCTCATATTTCTCCCCTGTTGAGACTGAAAGAATGTGTGCGAGCTTATGGAGGCAACTTTGCTGCAAAG CTTGCTCATCTAGTCGAAATGGAGGTGAAATACAGATGCAACCAAGTCTTGGAACTTGGTTTTCCCTTAGGAGGACTTGCAAAGCTATTTGCTCAAGAATGGGAGGGTGACGTCACCATTGTTATGCCTGCCACCTTAGCTCAG TACTCAAAGATCATACAAAACCTTTCTCACTTGGAGCTTCAGAAAGCTGCAAACCAAGGAAGAAGATGCACATGGGAGAAGCTTTCAGCCATTAAAGCCAATTGTGGTATCGAGCTTGTTCTTGATGAATGTGTTGCCATTCTAAACCACATGCGTAGACTTAAAAGAAGTGCAGAAAGAGCAGCTTCAGCTTCTCATCCCCGGTTTAATGCATCAAAAAGAATCCCTTCATGGAGTTGCATGGCACGTGAGAACTCAACAGGATCACTAGAAGACCTTGCAGACATTGTTTCCCCTCTCCCCCATGGCGGCAGGAACTGGCGGCACCATGACGGAAGTGACAGCGAATCAGAGACTGCAGAGTTGAATACTTGGACAAGATCCGGTGGACCCTTGATGAGGACAGCTTCAGCTGATCAGTTTGTTGATTTTGTCCAGAACTTGGATTTTGATTCCAGAGTGAAGAACTTGAGGGTGATTCCGCCGGAATTGGAATCGGATCAGAGGGATATGAATAGCAGAGTTCATAGAAGCATCATGGTGGCTGAAGGTGATCTTTTGCAGCCGGAGATGATGTGTAATGGGATTGTGTTTAATGTTGTGAAGAAAGGGGAGTTGACACCATCGAATAGGAGTCATCAGGATTCTGAAAATAACAACTTGCTTTCTGACTCGGTTGCTGAGTGTGTGCAAATGCAACCTGATTCTCCAGAGAAGGAGATGATGGACGATAGCTCTGCTTCTGAATGTGGTGATACTGAATCTGATATCTGTAATGATGCTATTAAAGACTGTCAACACGTGtag
- the LOC111889236 gene encoding GTP-binding protein BRASSINAZOLE INSENSITIVE PALE GREEN 2, chloroplastic: MSIMLSSSPLLSSRTPTLILKLHNHFSSEVNPSIRFLLSTGLHSKSIKNKDSYVALSVNGNLSTTHTTNSRKKHKKPPPLLSEGRDDDDSLGIVCPGCGVFMQDNDPTLPGYYQKKKAEVTDVLDDIERELDDSDEGDEGEGELESENDDDLDDELEIEDELDWDSDWEPDFEDDEDDLSKELDGFTAPGVGYGNITEEVLEKGKKKRVSKSERKKIAREAQVEKEEVTVCARCHSLRNYGQVKNQNVENLIPDFDFDKLISTRLMKPTGNADSTVVIMVVDCVDFDGSFPKRAAKSLFDSLQGQEGFKSSKKLPKLVLVATKVDLLPSQISPTRLDRWVRHRAKAQGAPRLNGVYLVSSRKDLGVRNLLTFVKDLAGPRGHVWVIGAQNAGKSTLINALAKKGGVKVSKLTEAAVPGTTLGILRIGGILSAKAKMYDTPGLLHPYLMSMRLNREEQKMVEIRKELRPRTYRIKQGQAIHVGGLMRLDLNHASVQTIYVTVWASPNVSLHLGKIENADETWNKHAGVRLQPPIGADRVCELGKWEAREVKVSGTSWDVNSVDLAAAGIGWLSLGLKGEASLSLWTFDGIEITTRDPLVLDRARFLERPGFLLPKAISEAVANQNKVEPQNEDVLL, from the exons ATGTCAATTATGTTATCTTCTTCACCTCTGCTTTCGTCAAGAACTCCAACCCTAATCCTGAAGCTACACAATCATTTCAGTTCTGAAGTGAACCCATCAATTCGTTTTCTCTTGTCTACAG GTCTACATAGCAAAAGCATCAAGAACAAAGATTCATACGTTGCCTTATCAGTAAACGGCAATCTATCAACAACACATACAACCAATTCgagaaaaaaacataaaaaaccaCCGCCCCTTTTAAGCGAGGGAAGAGACGATGACGATAGTTTAGGGATTGTTTGTCCTGGCTGTGGAGTTTTTATGCAAGATAACGACCCAACTTTACCTGGGTATTATCAGAAAAAGAAGGCCGAAGTTACAGATGTGCTCGATGACATTGAACGTGAATTAGACGACAGTGATGAAGGTGATGAAGGGGAAGGTGAATTAGAGAGTGAAAATGACGACGATTTAGATGATGAATTGGaaattgaagatgaactcgattgGGATTCCGATTGGGAACCTGATTTCGAAGATGATGAGGACGATTTGAGTAAAGAGCTTGATGGGTTTACAGCTCCGGGAGTGGGATACGGGAACATCACAGAGGAAGTACTCGAAAAGGGGAAGAAGAAACGGGTGTCAAAATCGGAAAGAAAAAAGATAGCTCGTGAAGCTCAGGTGGAAAAAGAAGAGGTAACAGTTTGTGCAAGATGCCATTCCTTAAGGAACTACGGACAGGTCAAGAATCAAAACGTGGAGAATCTGATTCCGGATTTCGATTTCGACAAATTGATTTCCACCCGATTGATGAAACCCACCGGAAACGCCGATTCCACAGTTGTAATCATGGTAGTGGACTGTGTCGATTTCGATGGCTCGTTCCCAAAACGAGCTGCTAAATCTTTGTTTGACTCATTACAAGGTCAAGAAGGTTTCAAGAGTAGTAAAAAGTTACCGAAACTGGTGCTTGTAGCAACAAAGGTCGATCTTTTACCATCTCAAATTTCTCCAACTAGATTGGACCGTTGGGTTCGACACCGTGCCAAGGCTCAAGGTGCACCGAGGTTAAACGGGGTTTATTTGGTTAGTTCAAGAAAAGATTTAGGTGTTAGAAATTTATTAACTTTTGTTAAGGATTTGGCTGGACCTCGGGGACATGTATGGGTGATTGGAGCTCAAAATGCGGGTAAATCGACTTTGATCAATGCACTTGCTAAGAAAGGAGGcgtaaaagtttcaaaacttaccgAAGCCGCAGTTCCCGGGACCACGCTTGGGATTTTAAGGATCGGAGGGATATTATCAGCAAAAGCGAAAATGTACGACACACCGGGTCTCTTGCATCCGTATTTGATGTCCATGAGATTGAATCGAGAGGAGCAAAAAATGGTTGAGATACGAAAGGAATTACGTCCACGAACATATAGAATTAAG caaGGTCAGGCAATACATGTTGGTGGTTTGATGAGACTAGACCTAAATCATGCATCGGTGCAGACGATTTATGTGACGGTTTGGGCGTCGCCAAATGTTTCGCTACATCTTGGTAAGATTGAAAATGCCGACGAGACTTGGAACAAGCATGCTGGTGTTAGATTGCAG CCGCCTATAGGTGCAGATCGTGTGTGTGAATTAGGGAAGTGGGAAGCGAGGGAAGTGAAGGTGTCGGGGACAAGTTGGGATGTGAACAGTGTTGATTTAGCAGCTGCAGGGATTGGTTGGTTGTCATTGGGGTTGAAAGGGGAAGCAAGTTTGAGTTTGTGGACTTTTGATGGGATTGAGATAACGACTCGTGATCCTTTGGTACTTGATCGTGCACGGTTTCTTGAAAGGCCTGGTTTTTTGCTGCCAAAGGCTATATCGGAGGCTGTTGCCAACCAAAATAAAGTCGAACCTCAAAATGAAGATGTGCTACTGTGA
- the LOC111889230 gene encoding uncharacterized protein LOC111889230 → MESEARNADQITSKWRDIRLKCTDFGGIYNNLLNICKSGSNDFDVLKAAMDQYEKTTPTRKAFSYMKPWLKLKDSPKWKEQTEGSSQSSGSKRSRNPDGASQQSDGRTHIDINDDPIDLETDQPLPRPVGRNKAKKAASTSSNSSVMDMFGDKFDRYVQLQETKAEVMTRMEQKMIEAQTSFQEAQETLQTKTDMEILKMKADDLEGEDLELFLAMKESVRARRRRRG, encoded by the coding sequence ATGGAAAGTGAAGCTCGAAATGCCGATCAAATTACGTCGAAATGGCGAGATATTCGATTAAAATGCACCGATTTTGGAGGAATCTACAACAATCTCCTAAACATATGCAAAAGCGGCTCGaacgattttgatgttttaaaggcGGCCATGGACCAATATGAAAAAACAACGCCTACACGCAAAGCTTTTTCGTATATGAAGCCGTGGCTAAAATTGAAAGACTCCCCAAAATGGAAAGAGCAAACGGAAGGAAGTTCCCAATCTTCCGGTTCAAAGCGTTCGAGAAACCCCGATGGAGCTTCTCAACAATCGGACGGCCGAACACACATCGACATCAACGACGATCCGATAGATCTTGAAACCGACCAACCTCTTCCTCGGCCCGttggaagaaataaagcaaaaaaagCGGCGTCAACATCTTCGAATTCTAGTGTTATGGATATGTTCGGCGATAAATTTGATCGATATGTGCAGCTTCAGGAAACGAAGGCCGAGGTGATGACTCGGATGGAACAAAAAATGATCGAAGCACAAACATCATTTCAAGAGGCACAAGAGACACTTCAAACAAAAACCGACATGGAAATCTTGAAAATGAAAGCGGACGACCTTGAGGGCGAAGACTTGGAACTTTTTCTAGCAATGAAAGAGTCGGTTCGAGCCCGACGTAGGCGTAGGGGGTAG
- the LOC111889243 gene encoding protein EARLY RESPONSIVE TO DEHYDRATION 15 — protein MALVSQRRSTLNPDAPLFVPAAVRQVEDFSPEWWQLVTTSTWFHDYWLSQQQGEDGFFGNTYTPDAYDSSDIADMLPDSIDTDEDILSMEAQYEQFLLSSEMETANAFSPNAYKQMPMNSLEAEAKYPRKGSEVA, from the exons ATGGCATTGGTTTCACAACGACGATCTACACTTAACCCAGATGCGCCATTGTTCGTCCCTGCTGCTGTTCGTCAGGTGGAGGATTTCTCCCCAGAGTGGTGGCAACTGGTGACGACTTCAACTTGGTTTCATGACTACTGGCTCAGCCAACAGCAGGGTGAAGATGGTTTCTTTGGAAACACATACACACCAGATGCTTACGATAGCAGTGACATTGCTGATATGCTTCCTGATTCCATTGACACCGATGAAGACATATTATCCATGGAAGCACAGTACGAACAGTTCCTCCTTTCTTCTGAAATGGAAACAGCAAACGCATTTTCCCCAAATGCTTACAAGCAAATGCCCATGAATA GTTTGGAAGCAGAAGCCAAGTATCCAAGAAAAGGCAGTGAAGTCGCTTAG